CGTCTGCTACATTGTCTATTTCCTTATCTGTTACACCTACATCATTTAATAATTTTCGGTTTTCTTCGTTGTTTTCTACTAAGATATAACCGTCAATCATACACTCCTCATAAACTTCAAAACTATTTAACACGTCTAATACTGCTTGTTTATCCTCTTTTGTTAACTGTTTCATTGTTTCACTCCTTCCAACAACTCAGGATTTTGATATATGTTTCCTATGACAATAGAGTTAGTTTCCATATATAACGGTTTTCTTGATTTATTCCTACCATCATCAACGATCACTCTAAATTCCCCATACTCGTAAATAACTTCATATTTTATACTTTCTTTTTCTTTTGTTAGTGGGTTATGAAACCTATATTCCAATATATCCCCCTCATAAATCTCAACATCGTTACAATCCTTTAGTCCTGTGTATTGTCCTACTGTCTTAGGATTAACAGGCAAATTATAACCCTCTTCATCTTTGATGAAATGAACCTCTTTCTTATTCCCTACTTCTTTTCCTGTCCAATCATAATCTCTTGTGTTTAGATACAGGTAACTACCGTAAAAGAATCCCTTGTTATCAAGCCTTTTTCCTCTAAACTTTAACTCTCTCAATTTACACCCTCCTAAATACTGTGACATTCAAAATCTGATATTTCCCAAGCATCGTAATTAATCTCACCATAATTATGTTCAATCCAGTTTTGTAGTATATCGTCGTAATCTGGATTGTTCGGTAAGTTGACATCCCAATTAACTTTAACTCGTATTGGATCATGATTTTTAAGTACAACGAAGTATTTTTTCATGTTCTTACCCTCCTATTAATTAAAACTCATATACTAACTAGCTCTCCATGGAATCAGATGTTTAATATTTGAGTACCGAATCCGTTCATCGTATGTTATTTCTTGATAATAATAAGTCCTTGTTTCAAGCATTACACTTTCATAATGCAGTACACATAATGGTACTAGAGCCCATGTTGTGCAAGCTTTTTGATTGCAATTATGGTACTGACATTTCATTTTTTTCACCTACTTCAATGATTTTGTTCAAATACCACCGAGCTTTCAACAAATCTTCTTGTCCTCCCTTTTTCTCATGCCTAGAGCAATATTTTATGACGTTTCCTAAACAAAACCCTTTGAATTGTTCATCTGTCAATTTTGCTTTCATAAAATCTATAGTCTCAATTCCTCCTGCGATATAATGTTCTGGATTATTAATAGGATCATTCGATTTTTCCTTTATCACGATTCATCCCCCCTGTTAATGCTTCTCTTACTATCAAACCCATTCGGATATCTCTTTTCAAGCTTTGATATATTCCCTTTTGCTATGTCCTCCATTGATATTCCTAACGCTTCTGCTCCTGCTGCAACATACCAAAGAACATCCCCAAATTCCTTTATGATCTTGTCTTTCTGTAGTTCGTGACCTTGAAAAATATGTTTCTTTAGCTGGTCCGCAACTTCTCCACTTTCACCGCATAGTCCTAATGCTGCATTTAAAAGTAATTGATCTGAGTCTAACCCTGCTGCAGTTCTCATTGCTTTGTACTGATATTCGTTTAAATCCATTTTATTTACCCCTCTCGACTAATTTCTAATATCAAGCCTTTAAGCTTTCCAATCACAAATTCTTCTCTTGCTTTTCTATCTACTCGATTTACAGACATACTTCTATAAACTGCTTGTATTCTATGGTCAAGCCTTTCTAAATCATCTTTCAGTAGATATTGCCATGACTCCCATTCTTGCTCCATGGTTCGTTGCTTTTCTATAACTCCCAACTTCATCACTCTGCCAATCGGTAATTTAAACTTAAATCTCCTGTTAACAACACTGTGTAATCCTTACACATTTCATATATCCTTGATCCGAGTCCCATATCAATTTCACAAATCTCCTCTATGTCTTTTTCAGATGAAATCAATATTGGTTTATTATTAAGATATCGATAATTTATAATTGCAAATAATTGTTCTAATTGGAATTCTGTCGGAGTTTTACGTCCTTTAAATAGATCATCGATGTACAAGACATCAACCTTTTGCATGTAATTAACCTTTTGTTCAAGTAGATCAAAATCATCTTTTAAATCATTGAATGTTTCCACCCATGGGAAGTAAGAACAGCTTGTCCCTTTCTTAATAAGAGCGTTAGAAATTGCCATAAGTAAGTGCGTTTTTCCGACTCCTGGTACTCCCAACAGAGCCATGCTATTTTTACGGTCATTTCGTATCTCAGCAAAGTTATTAAAGTAATGTTTAGCTGCATAATGTGCATCACGTACAATCTGTGGTCTGTTTTCCAACTTAAAGTTATCAAAGGACTTTCTAGCAAATTCAGGAGTAATTTTACTAGACTTTATCAACCGTTCAGCCTGCCTTTCCACCAGACATTCACAATCTTTCCATACCTCGATTCCCTCTGCATTACGAATTATAAACCCTTCTTCATCCCTGCAATTCATACATTTATGCTTTTTTTCTATCCTTTGCGAGCCATCCTGTTTTTCCGCCTGTAATACTCTTAAGTGTTGGATTTTTTTTAGGAGGTTCGGCATTGCTTCGCTTAGTGCTTGCATTTGATGATCCATCTTCCTTTCTTGCTTCATATTCTTGTTCTACAATGTAATCTTCGTAAGCCTTACTGTTGCTAATAAAAGTACTTAGATGCTTTATAAACTTTTGTTCTGTTTCATTTCGTTCACATTCTTTTGCGTAATTTCTACATGCAGTAATTAAGTCATCTGGATTCACTTTTTCTTTTAGGCGAGTATTCCAATTTTTGAATGCTTGCTTCTTTCCAATTTTTCGTGGGTATAATTTATAAAAAATTTCAAATGCTTCAGAGTATACATTTTTATTATTCTTTTCATTCTTAACATTCTTTACATTCTTGTTTGTGGTCAACTGTTGGTCACTTGTTGGACAGTTGTTGGTCAACTGTTGGTCACTTTGATGGTCAATTTCACTTTCCGAATTCTGATATACACCATAATTCACAACGGTAACAATGCTATATTTGTTGGTCACTTTGATGGTCAACATTTGCCACCTTTCTAAATTTTTCAAGTATCTACTCCAACTTTTCTCGGACAGCTTCTTTTCAGGCTTAACCCCGCTATTTAACTCCTCAGATAATATTTTTCTACCAGTTACAAATTGTCCAACTTCTAACTTAATCATTTGATTTCCAACTAATTGATCGTGTTCTTTATGACTTGCCTTGAATAAACAATACATAAATAATTTTAAGTAATTCGGATCACTCCATATAATGTTTTCAGATATTTTACGGTGTAACTTAATCCAGCCTTGCATCATAGAACCCCCTCCTATGCGCCTTTTTGAATCGTTCTAAGGGTATTAGTAATCCTGTTTACCAATCTCATTTCTTGTACCGTATCACGCTCTATGAACCAATTATCTGGATTTAATCTGTATTCTTTTATCAATATCTTTTGACGTCTATTAGGACGTTTACCATGTTTCATTGAATTATTCTCCTCTCAAATATTCTTTCAATTAGTTTGAATCCTTTTTGTAACATCCATTCAATCAACTCTCTATGATAAAAATTGATAATCCAACACATTAAATAAACCTTATTCAACATAATCCATTCTCCAATCTTATGAAACTAATCTCTCAATCTTATGTTTCGCCCATCGAATACGATCAGAATAATAATGAGCTGCATTTGTATCACCAAAATATTCTGCTTCAGTTTTTAAAGTCTCTGCTCTTTTCATTTCAATTTTCCATATTTGCAGTTCTATATCTTGTTTCATAATTTTAATTTTCTCCTAATTTTGTTATAATAAATTTATAGTTATTTTTATGTGTTGTTTAAAGCGTGACTGTTGCGAGCAGTTGCGCTTTTCTTATTCTTACTAAGTTATTCAATGCAATTAATCTAGCGTTCTTTTTAGTTGAATTATTCAAAATATAATGCCAAGCTTCATACTGATGCATTTAAGCACACTCCTTTCTTTTTATCGCTCCCCATTCCGAATCAATTCTTTCCTTCTTTTACTTACCTCTACTAGATCAATTCCAAACTCCTCTGCATATGAACCCTTCATAACGTGGATCACTTCTTCAACATCCTCAATTTCCATTAATAAATCTGTAACAAGCTCCTTTTTCTTAAGAGGGTTCATTCTGGACAACGTTAACGCCTCCAATTTTGTGTATAGTTCTTTCATTTCTATTAGGAGTCTTTCTTTTAATGCACTTGAATGTAAGTCAACATCTTCACCATATGTGTCAAATAAGTTTGAAATATAACCCCCTGTACGTTCGTTCGCTATTTCGATTGCCATTTTGAATGACATTCTTGCAACGATTGGTTCACGATCCTCTGGAAGCTTTCTTTTCTCTGTGTCAATCATTGCTACAGCACTTCGTGACATATTAAGTCTGACTGCTACTTCTTTTTGAGGCATATTTAACCTCTTAGATAAACTCATTGCCATAAAATCAAATCTCCTTTCGTGACTTTCTTAAAATTTATTATTAAATATGTGACTTTGAACTATCTTTCAAGTCACTGAAATTAGAGTTATTATTTAGTTACAAAGTTTATTCCCACCCACTACCTTGTTAATAGGTTCACCTTTTTTTGATAATGCATTACAAGAACTGCTTGTCCAGCGGAAGAAAAGTTTTTATACCTTTTCTCCCTTTTCGATTTTTTCATTGATAACAGCCCAAGTAGCTAGGCGTAAATCTTCGAGAACTTTCTTTTCTTCTTCTTGAGTCTTAGCGCAACTGTCATCACAAATATATACTGTTGTTTTTCCATACTTTAATGTTTTAACAATGTTACCTTTGTGGTTGAAATGACCAGGTCCGTACATAACAGCATCACCTCTTACATTATGTGTATGCTGTTGATCTGGGTGGACTGCCATGGTTTTTCACCTCCTACGCAGATTGTTTTTTCGTTTCAATAGTATGATTTTTTTGTACATTTTTTGTAAATAAAAAACCTACATCTTTTTCTAATATTTCTCCTATACGAATTGCTACAGATAATGGAGGACTTGAGTAACCATTTTCCCAATTTGCTACAGACTGTTTTCCTTTATAACCTAACAAAATAGCTAGTACTTCTTGTGTAAAGCCTTTTTCTTTTCTTGCTGTAGTCAACCGCTTATTTTTCATTAATTATCACCACCTTTATTAAGTATGAATAACTTGTACTTAGTAATCATATTATAATGTACAAGTTTCTTGTATGTCAACACAAAATAACAAATATCTTGTACTATTATTACAAAGTAGTACCAAAACATGTACAATGTTCTTGTACAATGAATTAAATTTGGAATTAGAAAGGGAAGTTTTTATGTTATCTGATCGTTTAAAACAAGCTAGGAAGGAACTTAAACTAACTCAAGAAGAATTAGCCAAAAAAGTTAACACTACAAAAGGTACAATCAGTAATTATGAAAATGGATATAGTACACCTTCAAACGAAATGTTAACATTACTTGCGGATATACTAAATGTAACTACTGACTTCCTTTTAGGTCGTAATTCACAGGCTGTAAACGAGGGGAAAAGTAATATAAATGCACAAACACACATTAAAGATAAGGTTAAAGAGAGTTTACTTAGTGAATTTGATAAATTGTCAGAAGAAGATCAAAAGTACATTGTAGAATTAATTAAAAAGATAAAAAAGTAAAACTCTCACATGTTCTACAAGAGCAGTCTCATTAATTCTATTATGATCTCTAATTTTTTTTTATTATCGTTATCGATACTTTTTATTACAAGTTTAACTTCATTTTCTGTTGCTCCATTAATAAATTCATCAAAAACTTCCCTCATATTTTAACACCATCCTTTATTATATATTGAAACTGCGTCTTACTTCCTCTTCACACAAAAAACGAACGTTTGTTCTACATATTTATTGTAGTGTAAACAATTTCGTTTTAGTAGTAAATTTTTTCCTCTTTCCAGTATTTATATGAAATAGCTTTTAGCAGGACAAGTTGCTTTTCGCTTTTTTTTTGGAAGCTTTTATATATTACCATTAAATTGAATATTTGTTTAAGCATGTCACATTACCAGCAAACGGGGGGACTGTTGGTAAGCCATATTTACAAAGTCCTTATTGTTTATTGTTTCATCGTATAATAAGTTTCTTAAACATTTTTAAAAACTTTATCATCTTTTTTTCGAATGATAGTATGTTTATATGTTTACCACTATTCTACTATGTGTTGCTAAAAAACAGTTTCTTAAATTTTTCAGCAATATATTAACAATATATACAAAAAAAACCTCTCCTTGTTAAGGAAAGGTTTTTTAATATTTTTTACCAGCCTCCGTCACCTACACTTAATAAAGTAACGATCTCACTGATTTCAGGTGTGATTGCCAATGTAAAGGCAAGAAAAGCGAAAGATTTGAATAATTTTTTCATGATTTTAACCCTCTTTCTCTAAATAGTTTTTCAACTTCTTCATAGTCTTAAAAGTTTCCGTTTCTTTATTTGTATCATGGATATTCGTAATTATCCATAAACATTCTTTTTCGTTTTCGATTAAGTCAATCATAGAGTAACGTTTTGCTGCTTCTAAGCAATAATTTATGCCTTCTTCTATTCTATCAGTTTGGATGAAATATTTTCCTTTGAGTTTAAAATAACGACCGATTTCTGCCTTTTTAAATGGAGTAACGCATGGAATAGACAATAATTTCTCTTCTAACTTGAAAAGATTTTCAATTGCTGGTAGATTATTTGTTTTAAAAAATAAATCTATTAATTGGTTCACTGCATGGATCAAAGCAAAATCTCCACATTGTGGCAGGGTATCCTCTAGGATGGAAATGGCAAGTTTATGTTCACCAGTTGCAGCATATAGTTCTGCTTCGTTTAACTTTACATTGTCTTTCACTTCTGGGAGTAAGAATTTCTTATATCGATCTAAATAAGCTTTTGATTCTTCATAATTACTTAAAAAAAAGTAGCCATTAGATAAGACATAAATGGTGTTTGCAAGCGTTCTAGTATCAGAAATTGTTTCATTCAATGCTTTTAAGCCCATCTCCACACTCTCCTCAAACTGATTTGTGTAGAAAGCATGAACTTGTAACTTATAGTAAAATTCGCCTCGTTCTTCACTTGTAAGGAAGTCATTGAAAAATAAATTAGCTTTACCGGATCCATACGTGGAACGAAGTTTGGTAAAATCGTCTCGTTCAATGAGATAAATTCCCAATAAACTTTTGGCAATATAAGGCATCATTCCATGTGATTTTGAAAAGCCCGTAATCGCATTATATAGGGCTAGTCTGATAGAAGTACAGTTTATACCTTCTATCTTGTTAAAAAGCATCTCAACAGATTCTAGTGTGTTCTGATTAGGAGATTCAAGTGCTTTTGTCGCAACTTTAACGATGATAGATATATTTTTTTTCTCATTAATTAAGGTGTCCAAAATAGAAAATAAAACAATTACATTATCTATACTTTCTATGTATTTTTCTATCATTTTTTCATTAGGGATATCTAGCACGGAACATATTTTTAATATGTTTTCAAAATTTGGCCGTTTAACTTGACCTGCTTCAACCCTTGATAGATTTCCTTTGTCTACATCAGCCGCTTCCGCTAATTGTATTAATGTCATACCTAATTTTTCACGTTTTTCTCGAATCAGTTCCCCCAAAGATAGTCGTTTTTCAACAGTTTCCATGAATAAAGTACCTCTCAATCTAAAGGTTGAAGAAAACGCTTCCCTCATCCTTAATTTTCCGACGAATGTAATGAAAAAATACAAAATTAAATTTGCTATATTATTGAATTCGTTCAACGTATAAAATACTTCCAAAACATGATGAAGGTTAAGTTTTGATGAGATTAAATTACAATTTCTAGGTTATCATAACACCTATTTTTAGCTGATGTAGGTATAAAAAAAGGGGAGAAAGTTGATTATGCTATCATACAAAATGGTGAACCTGTCATTTTAATTGAAGCTAAATCAATTCAAGAGCCACTCGATAAACATGATTCACAGCTATTCAGATATTTCGGAACTACAAAAGCAAAATTCGCTATACTAACTAATGGTATTCAATATAAGTTTTACACAGACCTTGAAAAACAGAATATGATGGATACTATACCTTTCTTGGAATTGAACTTACTTGATATTAGAGAAAATCAAATCACACAACTATATAAGTTCAGTAAAGACAACTTCGATATTGAAAATATATTAACAACTGCCTCGGAATTAAAATATACTAATGAAATCATTAATTTTCTAAAAGTTCAATGGGATAATCCTTCAGAAGATTTTATTACTTTTATTCTAGCTAATGTATACACAGGAAAAAAAACCAAACAAGTAATTGAAAAATTTAGTGTTTTAGTTAAAAAATCTTTAAACCAATTTGTCAATGATATGCTTAATGATAAACTCCAAGCTGCCATTTCAAACACAAATTCAGAAATTGAAAAAGAACAAGAAGTAGCGAGTACTAAAGAACAAGACACTGTAGAAGAAGCTCAAGTTGTTACAACAGAAGAAGAGATTGAAGGATATGCTACAGTTAAAATAATAGTTAGCGATCAAGTAGATCCAGATAGAATCTTTTACAGAGATAACTTAAGTTACTGTAATGTATTATTAGATGATAATATTAGAAAATGGATATGTAGATTAGGCTTCAATGGTTCAAATAAATATATACAGTTTAATGACGAGGACAAAACAAATGTATATATTGAGAACTTATCTGATATTTTGAACCATAAAGAACGCTTAAAAAATGTAGTTAAAAAATTTATATAGTATATGTGTGTATCAACTATTACTTTTCCGTATAAAGTATATAATATGAAAGACCACAGATACGGGAATATCTGCGTTCAGTGTACAAAAGGTTTGCCTAAAGCAAGTCGACTCATAAAGAGTACTGTAAACCGCCTCCGTTCAGAGACAAGGGCGGTTTACTTCTTTTTATGGAAAGCTAAAGACTAACGTTGCGAATGATATCATCTGTGAGGTTTTTATATTTTTTTGTTATAATTATGTTTATAATGCTTCTAAACTAGGAGGTCTGTGATGGATCGAGTTTGTATATATCTTAGAAAATCACGTGCTGATCTTGATGCTGAAGCTCGTGGAGAAGGTGAAACGCTAGCTAAACATAAAAAAGCACTTCTACAACACGCTAAGTTAAATAAATTAAATATAGTCCAAATTCGTGAAGAAATCGTTTCTGGTGAGTCTCTTCTACACAGACCTGAAATGCAGGAGTTACTTAGAGAAGTGGAATCTAAAAAGTATAATGCTGTCCTTGTAATGGATGTAGATCGACTTGGTCGTGGTAATATGCAAGAACAAGGATTGATTTTAGAAACTTTTAGATCATCAAATACAAAAATTATTACACCTAGAAAAGTATATGATTTGAACGATGAATTTGATGAAGAGTACAGCGAATTTGAAGCATTCATGGCTCGAAAGGAATTAAAAATAATCACTAGACGTTTACAAGGTGGACGTGTTCGTTCAGTAGAAGAAGGAAATTATATAGGGACTCGCCCCCCATATGGATATCAAATTGAAAAGAAAGATAACGAGAGATATCTAATACCTCATCCCGAACAAGCACCAGTAGTTAAAATGATTTTTGAAATGTATACAAAAGATAACTTAGGATCTAACAAAATCGCAAATGAACTAAATCTAAAAGGATATAAAACATATACTAATGTTCAATGGAGAGGCTATGCAGTTCTAAATGTTTTAAAAAATGCAGTTTATGCAGGTCGAATTCAATGGAAAAAGAAAGAACAAAAGAAATCAAATGAAGTTGGAAAGAGAAGAGACACCAGAACTAGACCAGTTGAAGAGTGGATAGATGTTGAAGGAAAACATGAACCTCTGATATCCATGGAAACATATCAAAGAGCACAAGAAATACTGAAAACAAAGTATCACGTACCATATCAATTAGAGAATGGTATCACTAATCCACTTGCTGGATTAATCAAATGTGATATGTGTGGATCTTCCATGATCCTACGACCATACACAAATCAACTCCCACATTTAATGTGCTATAATCGCTTTTGTAAAAATAAAAGTAGCCGTTTTGCTTATGTTGAAACTGGATTACTTAATGCATTAGAAGAATGGCTAGAATCTTTAAAAATTGAATTGGGTAACAATCCAGACAATTCACATTCTAATGACAAAATCAAGTTTATAGAAACATCTTTACAAAACATGCAACGAGAATTAATTGAAATTGAAAAGCAAAAAGAAAAATTACATGACCTTTTAGAAAGAGGAATATATGATGAAGAAACTTTTATTAACCGTTCAAGAAATCTTTCTGAACGTTATGAAACAATTCAATCTTCAATAGTTAATTCTGAGCAGGATTTAAAAAATGAGTTGAAACGGAATAAAAATCAGTTAGAGATTATTCCTTCAGTAGAACAAGCGTTATGGTCTTACAAAGACACTGAAGACCCCAAAAAAAAGAACGCAACCATAAAATCAATATTAGATTACGCAATTTATCGAAAAGAAAAAACACAGAGAAATGATGACTTTGATTTGAAGATAAAACCTAGAATTAACCCTCACAGATAACCTGTGGGGGTTAATTCATTACCTTCTTTGTCCGTTCCAATTGGATCTTGGAGAGAAACATCCTTTCTTGTTTTCTTTAAAGAACGAAGATGCATTAGAATTTCGATTCTAATGTCAATAGAGGAGTTTGTCAACTTCTCTATTTTTTTAAAAGGAATCATGAACGTACTGAATTGGTGTACTTATTAATTATTCTATTCGTATATCTTAACGCTTGTTCGGAAGGTTCTTCTCGAGCGTAACAGTTACCATTAAATCCCCCAATTTTATTACATTCTTCATTGTTGTGTTGTTTTACTTCACATACCACATAAATCAATTTCATTCAATTCTTTCGTTCTTTATGATCTTCGATATATTTACGATCTATTCCAATCGATTGTTCCATCTAAGCAGAGTAAACATTTGTCAGTAAGGTGGCAAGATTACGCAAAAAAAATCGTAAATCGTTAGACAAACGCTTTCTTGTTTTTGGATAAAAATCCATATATAGAACTTCCGTTATGGAGCTCTTTTTATTTCCACTGACTCAAATAATTAGAAATCTTTTTTTTCATATTGGAGAGGCTTTATTTCATTAATAAAATAATTAGCTATAATGTGTTCAGCATCTATATGAAAAAGCTGGACTTCAATTGATTTTTTATCTTTTATAATAGAATAAAACTCATCGTAGTTAGTTTTATCTAGTTCTACCGATATACTATCACCGCAAATTAAAGGTTCACCAGCCTCTAATGTGTAAGGTTCTAAACCAACATCTTGTTGGATATTAGATTCTTCACGTTCCAAAATATTTGAAAGTCGATCATCATGGAATATATATTTCATATAAAATGGACCTAAAGCTTCATTCGTATTATTTTTAATTTTACAAGCAATGGAGAATAAGTATTCAGTCTCAAGATCACTAATCATGATATACATTCTATCCTCTACAAACTCAACTGCTTGCTTTTGATTATTTGATTGTGTTGCACCACATCCAGTTAACCCAATTAATATAGATATAAATAACAATATAGATAGTCTAGTATTCTTCATGGTTACTCCTTAACACATTATATTTTATTTGAACGTGAGACTACAATCTTAACATCATTTATAATAACAATATTCAAAGTTTATCTTCGTTTTAGTTTAATATTTCTATCCTTTAAATTATGATTTTTAATTTCTATTGTTGTTAATTCTGCATAAGGACGTGGATAGTGGTTTCTTATAACCATATTTTATTTTGCATAACTTCCCAATTTTCTGTCAAAAAAATAATAAAAAATAACATAATTATGCGTATATACTTAAAAAAAGTTTCACAAAGGATTCCTTTATGAAACTTTTTTGATTATATCACAATATAACATACAAGCGTTTATCGTTAGACCAACGCTTTCGCTCTTCAAAATGTTTGTTTATGGGCTAACCACTGACTATCATAGTTGGTGGATTTTTTTATTTTAAAATAATTTACCAAATTTTTTTTTTAAAGTATAATTAAGGAAGTGGTTTGAGAGGGGCTGTATAATGAGAAAAATAATTTTCACCTTTGTATTTGCCATAATAATCATCTCATCAGTAAGTTGTACTAACAATTTTGACCCAGATAATGAAACTTTATTTTTTAAATCAATAGGATGGTCAGAAACAGATACAAAAAAAATATTTGCGTTAGTTCTTTATCCAAATCAAGAATTGGGTGTAAAAGATATACCTGGAATTAGTTCAATAACTCCATATAATGATTATAACCGTATTAATGAAGAACTTTATGAATTTAAGACGGTTTTGAGTAACAATAATAGAACATCCTCATTCTTTTTATCTGCCGATGATATTGGTCTACCTTCAAAAATAAATATTGAGGATACTTATACTTTTGTTTTTATAACCGACAAACAAGAAGAAATTAATATTAATAAATACAAATTAACATTTAATCAAGAGTTTGACGGAATTTCAGAAATTACATTAGAGTAAGTTAATATTAAAATAGAGAGAGCCTATTTGATGAAAGGCTCTCTCTATTTTTTATTATCTTGCTGTTAAGTTATTTTTAGAACCAAAGTTATATATTTTGTATTCATCATAAGCATCTCCAAATGTATATTCCCATTTATTAGAGTTTGATGAACTAGAAGTAACTGAGAGTGAAACAGAATATCCATAAGCACTTACTCCTGCTTGGTTAGTAAATGTATTACTTCTTGTTTGTTCTTCAGTGTAAGATGTATGTGAATCATATGTTGGACCCGAAACACTATCAAAATCTCTTCCATTTGCATAGATGTAATTACCGTAATGTGCTCCTCCTATATGCTCATAAACACCGACACGAGTATATTCTTCTGGTCCGCCATTGTTTCCAGATATTTTTCCATAAACTTTTTTAGAAAATTTATACTCTGTTTCTAATGCTCGACCTGGAGAAGATTTAGTTGAACCAGTCTTCGGTCCCCAACCTGTTGTGCCTTTCAAACTTTTAGATACACTTCCAGAAACCTCTACTCCTAAACCACTAGCAGCAAATTTTGTTTGAAAACTTACACCAGATGCAC
The window above is part of the Chengkuizengella sp. SCS-71B genome. Proteins encoded here:
- a CDS encoding YopX family protein, giving the protein MRELKFRGKRLDNKGFFYGSYLYLNTRDYDWTGKEVGNKKEVHFIKDEEGYNLPVNPKTVGQYTGLKDCNDVEIYEGDILEYRFHNPLTKEKESIKYEVIYEYGEFRVIVDDGRNKSRKPLYMETNSIVIGNIYQNPELLEGVKQ
- a CDS encoding DUF3310 domain-containing protein; the protein is MIKEKSNDPINNPEHYIAGGIETIDFMKAKLTDEQFKGFCLGNVIKYCSRHEKKGGQEDLLKARWYLNKIIEVGEKNEMSVP
- a CDS encoding nucleoside triphosphate pyrophosphohydrolase family protein, translating into MDLNEYQYKAMRTAAGLDSDQLLLNAALGLCGESGEVADQLKKHIFQGHELQKDKIIKEFGDVLWYVAAGAEALGISMEDIAKGNISKLEKRYPNGFDSKRSINRGDES
- a CDS encoding ATP-binding protein, which codes for MNCRDEEGFIIRNAEGIEVWKDCECLVERQAERLIKSSKITPEFARKSFDNFKLENRPQIVRDAHYAAKHYFNNFAEIRNDRKNSMALLGVPGVGKTHLLMAISNALIKKGTSCSYFPWVETFNDLKDDFDLLEQKVNYMQKVDVLYIDDLFKGRKTPTEFQLEQLFAIINYRYLNNKPILISSEKDIEEICEIDMGLGSRIYEMCKDYTVLLTGDLSLNYRLAE
- a CDS encoding DUF6906 family protein, which codes for MKHGKRPNRRQKILIKEYRLNPDNWFIERDTVQEMRLVNRITNTLRTIQKGA
- a CDS encoding helix-turn-helix transcriptional regulator; protein product: MKNKRLTTARKEKGFTQEVLAILLGYKGKQSVANWENGYSSPPLSVAIRIGEILEKDVGFLFTKNVQKNHTIETKKQSA
- a CDS encoding helix-turn-helix transcriptional regulator, which encodes MLSDRLKQARKELKLTQEELAKKVNTTKGTISNYENGYSTPSNEMLTLLADILNVTTDFLLGRNSQAVNEGKSNINAQTHIKDKVKESLLSEFDKLSEEDQKYIVELIKKIKK
- a CDS encoding helix-turn-helix transcriptional regulator produces the protein METVEKRLSLGELIREKREKLGMTLIQLAEAADVDKGNLSRVEAGQVKRPNFENILKICSVLDIPNEKMIEKYIESIDNVIVLFSILDTLINEKKNISIIVKVATKALESPNQNTLESVEMLFNKIEGINCTSIRLALYNAITGFSKSHGMMPYIAKSLLGIYLIERDDFTKLRSTYGSGKANLFFNDFLTSEERGEFYYKLQVHAFYTNQFEESVEMGLKALNETISDTRTLANTIYVLSNGYFFLSNYEESKAYLDRYKKFLLPEVKDNVKLNEAELYAATGEHKLAISILEDTLPQCGDFALIHAVNQLIDLFFKTNNLPAIENLFKLEEKLLSIPCVTPFKKAEIGRYFKLKGKYFIQTDRIEEGINYCLEAAKRYSMIDLIENEKECLWIITNIHDTNKETETFKTMKKLKNYLEKEG
- a CDS encoding type I restriction endonuclease, which encodes MKKGEKVDYAIIQNGEPVILIEAKSIQEPLDKHDSQLFRYFGTTKAKFAILTNGIQYKFYTDLEKQNMMDTIPFLELNLLDIRENQITQLYKFSKDNFDIENILTTASELKYTNEIINFLKVQWDNPSEDFITFILANVYTGKKTKQVIEKFSVLVKKSLNQFVNDMLNDKLQAAISNTNSEIEKEQEVASTKEQDTVEEAQVVTTEEEIEGYATVKIIVSDQVDPDRIFYRDNLSYCNVLLDDNIRKWICRLGFNGSNKYIQFNDEDKTNVYIENLSDILNHKERLKNVVKKFI
- a CDS encoding recombinase family protein, which translates into the protein MDRVCIYLRKSRADLDAEARGEGETLAKHKKALLQHAKLNKLNIVQIREEIVSGESLLHRPEMQELLREVESKKYNAVLVMDVDRLGRGNMQEQGLILETFRSSNTKIITPRKVYDLNDEFDEEYSEFEAFMARKELKIITRRLQGGRVRSVEEGNYIGTRPPYGYQIEKKDNERYLIPHPEQAPVVKMIFEMYTKDNLGSNKIANELNLKGYKTYTNVQWRGYAVLNVLKNAVYAGRIQWKKKEQKKSNEVGKRRDTRTRPVEEWIDVEGKHEPLISMETYQRAQEILKTKYHVPYQLENGITNPLAGLIKCDMCGSSMILRPYTNQLPHLMCYNRFCKNKSSRFAYVETGLLNALEEWLESLKIELGNNPDNSHSNDKIKFIETSLQNMQRELIEIEKQKEKLHDLLERGIYDEETFINRSRNLSERYETIQSSIVNSEQDLKNELKRNKNQLEIIPSVEQALWSYKDTEDPKKKNATIKSILDYAIYRKEKTQRNDDFDLKIKPRINPHR